Proteins found in one Drosophila busckii strain San Diego stock center, stock number 13000-0081.31 chromosome 2R, ASM1175060v1, whole genome shotgun sequence genomic segment:
- the LOC108596049 gene encoding protein argonaute-2 isoform X4, giving the protein MYPVGQPPPTPGSSVNPTAVTSPSAQNVASGGATVGGAAAAAAAQVASALGSTGSVSAAIAAAAASPTTQPDAPVFTCPRRPNLGREGRPIVLRANHFQVTMPRGFVHHYDINIQPDKCPRKVNREIIETMVHAYSKIFGVLKPVFDGRNNLYTRDPLPIGNERLELEVTLPGEGKDRIFRVTIKWQAQVSLFNLEEALEGRTRQIPYDAILALDVVMRHLPSMTYTPVGRSFFSSPDGYYHPLGGGREVWFGFHQSVRPSQWKMMLNIDVSATAFYKAQPVIDFMCEVLDIRDINEQRKPLTDSQRVKFTKEIKGLKIEITHCGQMRRKYRVCNVTRRPAQMQSFPLQLENGQTVECTVAKYFLDKYRMKLRYPHLPCLQVGQEHKHTYLPLEVCNIVAGQRCIKKLTDMQTSTMIKATARSAPDREREINNLVKRADFNNDSYVQEFGLTISNSMMEVRGRVLPPPKLQYGGRVSSGMTGQQLYPPQNKVSLASPNQGVWDMRGKQFFTGVEIRVWAIACFAPQRTVREDALRNFTQQLQKISNDAGMPIIGQPCFCKYATGPDQVEPMFRYLKITFPGLQLVVVVLPGKTPVYAEVKRVGDTVLGMATQCVQAKNVNKTSPQTLSNLCLKINVKLGGINSILVPSIRPKVFNEPVIFLGADVTHPPAGDNKKPSIAAVVGSMDAHPSRYAATVRVQQHRQEIIQELSSMVRELLIMFYKSTGGYKPHRIILYRDGVSEGQFPHVLQHELTAIREACIKLEPEYRPGITFIVVQKRHHTRLFCAEKKEQSGKSGNIPAGTTVDVGITHPTEFDFYLCSHQGIQGTSRPSHYHVLWDDNHFDSDELQCLTYQLCHTYVRCTRSVSIPAPAYYAHLVAFRARYHLVEKEHDSGEGSHQSGSSEDRTPGAMARAITVHADTKKVMYFA; this is encoded by the exons CACCACCAACGCCTGGCTCATCGGTAAATCCCACCGCTGTAACCAGTCCAAGTGCTCAGAATGTGGCGTCTGGCGGTGCCACtgtgggtggtgctgctgcagctgccgctgcacaGGTTGCCTCCGCTTTGGGCTCCACGGGCAGCGTATCGGCAGCAATTGCCGCAGCGGCTGCATCGCCCACCACTCAACCGGATGCGCCAGTGTTTACGTGCCCGCGTCGACCGAATCTGGGACGTGAGGGCAGGCCAATTGTTTTGCGTGCCAATCACTTTCAGGTGACCATGCCGCGTGGATTTGTGCATCACTATGACATCAATATACAGCCGGACAAGTGTCCGCGCAAGGTGAATCGTGAGATCATCGAGACCATGGTGCATGCCTATAGCAAGATCTTTGGCGTATTGAAGCCCGTGTTTGATGGACgcaataatttgtatacacGCGATCCGTTGCCCATTGGCAATGAGCGTCTAGAGCTGGAGGTGACACTGCCTGGCGAGGGCAAGGATCGCATCTTTCGTGTGACGATCAAGTGGCAAGCACAGGTGTCGCTTTTCAATCTGGAGGAGGCGCTCGAAGGACGCACCAGGCAAATACCATACGATGCCATCTTGGCGCTGGATGTAGTTATGCGCCACTTGCCCAGCATGACATATACACCCGTGGGACGCAGTTTCTTCAGCTCACCCGATGGCTATTATCATCCATTGGGCGGCGGTCGTGAGGTCTGGTTTGGTTTCCATCAAAGCGTGCGTCCATCTCAATGGAAAATGATGCTCAATATTGATG TGTCGGCTACGGCTTTCTACAAGGCACAGCCTGTCATAGACTTTATGTGCGAGGTGCTGGACATACGTGACATTAACGAGCAGCGCAAGCCGCTCACCGATTCGCAGCGTGTCAAGTTCACCAAGGAAATCAAGGGGCTCAAGATTGAGATAACGCACTGTGGACAAATGCGTCGCAAGTATCGTGTCTGCAATGTTACGCGACGTCCAGCGCAAATGCAATC CTTCCCACTGCAGCTGGAGAACGGCCAGACTGTGGAGTGCACAGTGGCCAAATATTTCCTGGACAAGTATCGCATGAAGCTGCGCTATCCGCACTTGCCTTGCCTGCAAGTGGGTCAGGAGCACAAGCACACTTACTTGCCACTGGAGGTGTGCAACATTGTCGCTGGTCAGCGTTGCATTAAGAAATTGACCGATATGCAGACCTCGACTATGATCAAGGCCACTGCACGCTCTGCGCCAGATCGTGAGCGCGAGATTAATAATCTTGTGAAGCGTGCTGACTTCAACAACGATTCATATGTGCAGGAGTTTGGTTTGACCATCTCAAATTCCATGATGGAGGTGCGCGGACGTGTGCTGCCGCCACCCAAGCTTCAATATGGGGGACGTGTGTCATCGGGCATGACTGGGCAGCAGCTGTATCCGCCGCAGAACAAGGTGAGCTTGGCGTCACCCAATCAGGGTGTCTGGGATATGCGTGGCAAGCAGTTCTTCACCGGCGTGGAGATACGCGTCTGGGCCATTGCCTGCTTTGCACCACAGCGCACGGTGCGCGAGGATGCTTTGCGTAATTtcacgcagcagctgcagaagATCTCAAATGATGCAGGCATGCCCATCATAGGGCAGCCTTGCTTCTGCAAATATGCCACCGGACCGGATCAGGTGGAGCCAATGTTTCGTTATCTAAAGATCACATTCCCCGGGCTGCAGCTGGTGGTAGTGGTGCTGCCAGGCAAGACGCCCGTCTATGCTGAGGTGAAGCGTGTGGGCGACACTGTGCTGGGCATGGCAACGCAATGTGTGCAGGCCAAGAATGTGAACAAGACCTCGCCACAGACGCTGTCCAATCTGTGCCTCAAGATCAACGTCAAGCTGGGCGGCATTAATTCCATTCTGGTGCCCTCCATACGTCCCAAGGTCTTCAACGAGCCCGTTATCTTTTTGGGCGCTGATGTGACACATCCACCCGCTGGCGACAACAAGAAGCCCTCCATAGCAGCTGTTGTGGGCTCCATGGATGCGCATCCTTCGCGCTATGCAGCCACCGTGCGTGTGCAGCAGCATCGCCAGGAGATTATCCAAGAGCTAAGCAGCATGGTGCGCGAACTGCTCATTATGTTCTACAAATCCACCGGCGGCTATAAGCCACATCGAATCATACTCTATCGCGATGGTGTCTCCGAGGGACAATTCCCACATGTGCTGCAGCATGAGCTGACCGCCATACGTGAGGCCTGCATCAAGCTCGAGCCCGAATACCGTCCAGGTATTACCTTCATTGTGGTGCAGAAACGTCATCACACGCGTCTCTTCTGCGCCGAGAAGAAGGAGCAGAGCGGCAAATCGGGCAACATACCCGCTGGCACCACCGTCGACGTGGGCATCACTCATCCCACAGAATTTGATTTCTATCTGTGCAGTCATCAGGGCATCCAAGGCACCAGCCGTCCCTCACATTATCACGTGCTATGGGATGACAATCACTTCGATTCCGATGAGCTGCAGTGCCTCACCTATCAACTGTGCCACACCTATGTGCGTTGCACACGCTCCGTTAGCATACCAGCGCCAGCCTACTATGCACACTTGGTTGCCTTCCGTGCCAG ATATCACTTGGTGGAGAAGGAGCACGATTCGGGCGAGGGCTCACATCAGAGCGGCTCATCTGAGGATCGCACACCAGGTGCTATGGCACGTGCTATAACTGTGCACGCCGACACCAAAAAGGTCATGTACTTTGCCTAA